One Aureibacillus halotolerans genomic region harbors:
- a CDS encoding aldehyde dehydrogenase: MHSLIAQQKAYFRSCRTRSLDERKDSLKALKKAIIENEDAIMNALFADLHKSPSETFMTELGILYREIDYTLEHLKEWDKPVKVKGKTLLPGSKATIYREPYGTVLIIAPWNYPFQLAIAPLIGALASGNCAVIKPSEFAPQTSSVLKWLISKTFPESHVAVIEGRSETAEALLAEPFDYIFFTGSPSIGKKVMEAAAKRLTPHTLELGGKSPAIVHKDADLDKAAKRIAWGKLINAGQTCVAPDYALVHEDIFDTFLQKLKSAVNKQMKDTHKKGHEYPMLVHEHHFDRMVSFLNDGTIVHGGEHDRTKRYFAPTLLTDVSWESPVMQEEIFGPVLPIYSYSSFAEAKELVNNHPQPLAAYLFSGSKAIEQQFVNDIPFGGGCINDTIMHLSTPELPFGGIGPSGNGQYHGFASYDTFTHQKSIVKQSTSFDVPGRYHRGPALLKVLRKLF; this comes from the coding sequence ATGCATTCATTAATAGCACAGCAAAAAGCGTATTTTCGCTCTTGCCGAACGCGCTCGCTTGATGAACGAAAAGACAGTCTAAAAGCTTTAAAGAAAGCCATCATTGAAAATGAAGATGCCATTATGAACGCCCTGTTTGCCGATCTTCATAAATCTCCCTCAGAAACGTTTATGACGGAACTCGGAATTTTATATAGAGAAATTGATTATACGCTTGAGCATCTAAAGGAATGGGATAAGCCTGTTAAAGTCAAAGGAAAAACCTTGCTTCCAGGAAGCAAAGCGACCATTTATCGCGAGCCATATGGAACGGTTCTCATTATCGCTCCATGGAACTACCCCTTCCAGTTGGCCATTGCACCGTTAATTGGGGCATTAGCCTCTGGGAACTGTGCTGTCATTAAACCATCGGAGTTCGCACCACAGACGTCCAGTGTTTTGAAATGGTTGATCTCAAAAACGTTTCCTGAAAGCCATGTTGCTGTAATTGAAGGTCGAAGTGAAACTGCTGAAGCATTGCTAGCGGAGCCTTTTGATTATATCTTTTTCACAGGAAGTCCATCGATAGGCAAAAAAGTGATGGAGGCAGCTGCCAAACGGCTGACGCCACATACGCTTGAGCTCGGCGGAAAAAGCCCTGCCATTGTGCATAAAGATGCGGACCTTGACAAGGCAGCAAAGCGGATTGCGTGGGGCAAACTGATCAATGCAGGCCAAACTTGCGTTGCTCCTGACTACGCGCTCGTCCATGAGGACATTTTTGATACATTCCTTCAAAAGCTAAAAAGTGCCGTGAACAAGCAAATGAAAGATACACATAAAAAAGGCCACGAATACCCAATGCTTGTTCATGAACATCATTTTGATCGTATGGTTTCATTTTTGAATGATGGCACCATCGTGCACGGTGGTGAACATGATCGAACAAAGCGCTATTTCGCACCAACCTTGTTAACAGATGTATCCTGGGAGAGCCCAGTCATGCAGGAAGAAATTTTCGGTCCGGTTTTGCCGATTTACTCTTACTCATCATTTGCTGAGGCAAAAGAGCTTGTGAACAACCACCCTCAGCCATTAGCAGCCTACTTGTTCAGTGGCTCTAAAGCGATTGAACAGCAATTCGTAAATGACATCCCTTTCGGTGGAGGGTGTATTAATGACACGATAATGCACTTGTCTACTCCAGAACTCCCTTTTGGTGGAATTGGTCCGAGTGGCAATGGGCAATACCATGGATTCGCAAGCTATGACACCTTTACGCACCAGAAAAGCATTGTCAAACAATCCACAAGCTTTGACGTTCCAGGCCGCTACCATCGTGGACCTGCACTTCTGAAAGTATTGCGAAAGCTGTTTTAA
- a CDS encoding Gfo/Idh/MocA family protein, which translates to MVQKKVEEAMKKRVAIIGAGMIANAHIRAYEQVGDMVEIVAIVDLYLDKAKALADSAKDQPDVFADAQEILDREDIDIVSVCTPPYTHAPLAVAFLDAGKHVIVEKPMAASLEECDRMIEAAERSGKKLSIIAQNRFHDQWWHMKDVLQEQLIGEPLHIQVDSAWWRGHSYYDLWWRGTWEKEGGGCTLNHAVHHIDMLQWYMGLPEEVTAVTANVAHDNAEVEDLSVAILSYKKALATVTSSVVHHGEEQKIIVQGEKAKVSVPWSVKATLSQENGFPKANPELEEEISSFYNDRPSLVHTGHAGQIYNVLQSIDGNESLLVDGKQGRNTLELITAIYKSATTKQAVRLPLDRNDDFYTRAGLLAAVPHFYEKTNSVDNFSKDEPSTVSGETKQNR; encoded by the coding sequence ATAGTCCAAAAAAAGGTGGAGGAAGCGATGAAAAAACGTGTTGCAATTATTGGGGCAGGGATGATTGCTAACGCACATATTCGTGCGTATGAGCAAGTAGGTGACATGGTAGAGATCGTTGCTATTGTCGATCTATATTTGGACAAAGCGAAAGCGCTTGCAGATTCTGCAAAGGACCAACCTGATGTATTTGCTGATGCTCAAGAAATTTTAGATCGAGAGGATATTGATATCGTTTCTGTCTGTACCCCTCCATACACTCACGCGCCGCTAGCCGTTGCTTTTCTAGACGCAGGCAAGCATGTCATTGTCGAAAAACCAATGGCAGCCTCCCTTGAAGAATGTGATCGCATGATTGAAGCCGCAGAACGTTCAGGAAAAAAGCTGTCAATCATCGCACAAAATCGTTTTCATGATCAGTGGTGGCATATGAAAGATGTGCTACAGGAGCAGTTGATTGGTGAACCGTTACATATTCAAGTGGATTCAGCATGGTGGCGTGGACACTCCTATTATGACCTTTGGTGGCGTGGGACTTGGGAAAAAGAAGGTGGCGGCTGTACGTTAAATCATGCTGTGCACCATATCGACATGCTGCAATGGTATATGGGGCTTCCAGAAGAAGTGACCGCAGTCACAGCAAACGTCGCCCATGACAATGCAGAGGTTGAAGACCTTTCTGTGGCCATTCTCTCATATAAAAAAGCTTTGGCAACGGTGACCAGCTCTGTTGTCCATCATGGTGAGGAGCAAAAAATCATCGTGCAAGGGGAGAAAGCCAAAGTTTCTGTGCCTTGGTCTGTAAAGGCCACTCTCTCTCAAGAAAATGGTTTTCCTAAAGCGAATCCAGAGCTAGAAGAAGAAATTTCATCTTTCTACAACGACCGTCCGTCTCTAGTACATACTGGACATGCTGGGCAAATATACAATGTGTTGCAGTCCATTGATGGAAACGAGTCACTGTTAGTGGATGGAAAGCAAGGTCGAAATACACTAGAATTAATCACAGCAATTTATAAATCTGCAACGACAAAGCAAGCGGTTCGCTTGCCTTTAGACCGAAATGATGACTTTTACACACGCGCTGGCTTATTAGCAGCTGTGCCACATTTTTATGAAAAAACGAATAGTGTTGATAATTTCTCAAAAGATGAACCCTCAACTGTGAGTGGGGAAACGAAGCAAAATCGTTGA
- a CDS encoding helix-turn-helix domain-containing protein — translation MNKKYEIRLEPKEREWIEQLLHEDSTSPGIRRRCLVLLLSDENQGAIPKQTEIASRSGVSNATVFYTVRDYCTRGLQETLRYRRRAEPARPSPITGEVEARIIALACSEPPKGYARWTIRLLTRRVIELNILESVGRETIRTTLKKQNLSLT, via the coding sequence ATGAACAAAAAATACGAGATTCGACTTGAGCCGAAAGAACGCGAATGGATCGAACAGCTCCTTCATGAGGATTCAACATCTCCTGGCATTCGGCGACGCTGTCTAGTGCTGCTGCTTTCGGATGAAAATCAAGGTGCTATCCCGAAGCAGACTGAAATTGCGAGTCGTTCAGGAGTGAGCAATGCGACGGTTTTTTATACAGTAAGGGACTACTGTACACGTGGGCTTCAGGAAACACTTAGGTATCGTCGCCGCGCTGAACCAGCCCGCCCTTCCCCGATTACGGGTGAAGTGGAAGCCCGAATTATTGCGTTAGCCTGTTCCGAGCCTCCCAAAGGATATGCTCGTTGGACGATTCGTTTGTTGACCCGTCGAGTCATCGAACTGAATATCTTGGAATCCGTCGGACGAGAAACAATTCGGACGACTTTAAAAAAACAAAACTTAAGCCTCACCTAA
- a CDS encoding undecaprenyl-diphosphate phosphatase: MLWEMFVAIVLGIVEGIAEFAPISSTGHMVLVDDLWLHSKELYSKEVANTFKIVIQLGSILAVIIVFRDRFKELLFLSPKSDHRLQGRLRLGHVIVGIIPIALFGYFLVDLIDERLFEVRTVLVGLVLGSILLLIADRFSKLSPGAVTIDQMTYRQAFFIGLFQCFALWPGFSRSGVSIAGGVLVGLSHRAASDYTFILAVPILAGASGLSLINNWSYFSLEALPFMTTGFVAAFIFSLVAIRFFLAIIHRIKLAPFAVYRLVLAGLIWIYLSI; the protein is encoded by the coding sequence ATGTTGTGGGAAATGTTTGTAGCCATTGTTCTAGGGATCGTAGAAGGCATTGCTGAGTTTGCTCCCATCTCTTCCACCGGACATATGGTTCTCGTTGATGATCTATGGCTTCATTCAAAAGAATTGTACTCAAAAGAGGTTGCTAATACGTTTAAAATTGTCATACAGCTCGGATCCATTCTTGCTGTAATTATTGTGTTTAGAGATCGATTTAAAGAACTTCTCTTTTTGTCACCTAAATCAGATCATCGATTACAGGGTCGCTTACGTCTTGGACATGTCATTGTAGGCATCATCCCAATTGCTTTGTTTGGCTACTTCCTCGTTGATCTCATTGATGAACGTCTATTTGAGGTGCGCACAGTGCTTGTAGGCTTGGTGCTCGGAAGCATTCTTCTTTTAATCGCTGATCGTTTCAGCAAACTCTCACCTGGCGCCGTTACCATTGATCAAATGACCTATCGACAAGCCTTTTTTATTGGCTTGTTCCAATGCTTTGCTTTATGGCCGGGTTTTTCAAGATCAGGAGTGTCTATTGCTGGTGGCGTCCTTGTAGGCTTAAGCCATCGCGCAGCGTCTGATTACACATTTATTCTGGCTGTACCCATCCTGGCTGGCGCGAGCGGTCTTTCTCTTATAAACAACTGGTCCTATTTTTCATTAGAAGCGCTGCCTTTTATGACGACTGGTTTTGTTGCTGCTTTTATCTTTTCACTTGTCGCAATTCGCTTTTTCTTGGCCATCATTCATCGCATAAAGCTGGCTCCTTTTGCGGTCTATCGTCTTGTATTGGCTGGGCTGATCTGGATTTATCTTTCCATCTGA